A genomic window from Maridesulfovibrio sp. includes:
- a CDS encoding DUF5675 family protein, giving the protein MRKLPPLEATLLRRPYTDQGTIGVLTIPEVQYQSYSIELPWRENQTDISCVPVDTYLLFPRWSNHWNSFVYQFKDVPDRSAVQIHWGNVAGDKSLGFKSHSLGCVLLGSSVCEIWGQLAVGNSKRTFRKFLKATLGRNLLLDIREAHHG; this is encoded by the coding sequence ATGCGCAAACTTCCACCGCTTGAAGCCACACTTCTGCGCCGTCCTTACACCGATCAGGGAACAATCGGTGTGCTGACCATTCCAGAAGTCCAGTACCAGAGCTATTCCATAGAACTCCCGTGGCGCGAGAACCAGACTGATATTTCCTGCGTTCCGGTGGACACCTATCTTCTCTTTCCCCGCTGGTCCAATCACTGGAACAGCTTTGTTTATCAATTCAAAGATGTGCCGGACCGTTCAGCCGTTCAGATTCACTGGGGCAACGTGGCCGGCGATAAATCCCTTGGTTTCAAATCCCATTCCCTCGGTTGTGTACTGCTCGGTTCTTCTGTTTGCGAGATCTGGGGCCAGCTGGCCGTGGGCAATTCAAAACGAACTTTCCGCAAATTTCTAAAGGCCACACTGGGCCGCAATCTTTTGCTCGACATCAGGGAGGCGCATCATGGCTGA